In Gallus gallus isolate bGalGal1 unplaced genomic scaffold, bGalGal1.mat.broiler.GRCg7b scaffold_45, whole genome shotgun sequence, one DNA window encodes the following:
- the LIN37 gene encoding protein lin-37 homolog isoform X4, with protein sequence MLSLKVKVEKPDLEATSARSRLDAVLQGLLERSEGDRASRRFPPHRRKKRREAEEGQPDPPLQRPRPGCATALRGAPKSAPRRPNPPHICRAQVKLRTFMSCPPRPPPAPPPASPPPSDPTKAPPPRISPWSRPPCRPSSTATWRGGSASGRGGRKRRSGSSSAMAPACASSAASTSASKGPPLPPRPANQRVLFPFAPPSRFLSANRRRSLPLQPRSVGTMSQRSSTRIGWCVKEGGVAWRVYSLKKKRRQRGNESYWWKTGERN encoded by the exons ATTTGGAGGCCACATCGGCCCGGAGCCGTttggatgcagtgctgcagggactgCTGGAGCGCAGTGAGGGCGATAG AGCGTCCCGCCGCTTCCCCCCCCACCGCCGTAAGAAGCGCCGGGAGGCCGAAGAGGGGCAGCCCGACCCCCCCCTGCAGCGACCCA GGCCTGGATGCGCAACTGCCCTACGGGGCGCCCCCAAATCTGCCCCACGGCGCCCGAATCCGCCCCACATCTGCAG AGCGCAGGTAAAGCTGAGGACATTTATGAGctgccccccccggcccccccccgcgcccccccccgcATCCCCTCCCCCCTCGGACCCGACGAAGGCTCCGCCCCCACGGATCAG CCCCTGGAGCCGCCCTCCATGTCGGCCCTCATCTACAGCAACATGGAGAGGTGGAAGCGCGTCCGGCAGAG GTGGAAGGAAGCGTCGCTCCGGCAGCAGCAGCGCTATGGCGCCAGCTTGCGCCTCCTCCGCCGCATCTACGAGCGCCAGTAAAGGCCCGCCCCTTCCGCCCCGCCCAGCCAATCAGCGCGTTCTTTTCCCTTTCGCCCCGCCCTCGCGTTTTCTCTCAGCCAATAGGCGTCGGTCTCTCCCCCTCCAACCGCGTAGCGTGGGCACGATGTCACAGAGGAGCTCGACGCGGATTGGTTGGTGCGTGAAGGAGGGGGGCGTGGCCTGGAGggtttattcattaaaaaaaaagcgAAGGCAGCGCGGGAACGAATCCTATTGGtggaaaacaggagaaagaaattaa
- the PSENEN gene encoding gamma-secretase subunit PEN-2 isoform X1 has protein sequence MNLERVSNEDKLRLCRKYYLGGFALLPFLWLVNVLWFFREAFMAPPYGQQPLIKTYVRRSALGVGLWALALGLWVGAFQSRRGEWGALGERLAFTLPLGTP, from the exons ATGAACCTGGAGCGCGTATCCAATGAGGACAAACTGCGGCTGTGCCGGAAGTACTACCTGG gggGCTTCGCACTGCTGCCCTTCCTGTGGTTGGTGAACGTCCTCTGGTTCTTCCGTGAGGCCTTCATGGCCCCCCCTTACGGACAGCAGCCCCTCATCAAGACAT ACGTCCGCCGCTCGGCGCTgggggtggggctgtgggcgttggcactggggctgtgggtgggggcCTTCCAGAGCCGCcggggggaatggggggctttgggggagCGCCTGGCCTTCACTTTGCCCCTTGGGACCCCCTGA
- the LIN37 gene encoding protein lin-37 homolog isoform X5, whose product MLSLKVKVEKPDLEATSARSRLDAVLQGLLERSEGDREVLEDDAGKAVGDAVPKDASPSAPGKRGQPPLMGQPHISPHRASRRFPPHRRKKRREAEEGQPDPPLQRPNTYVIKLFDRSVDLGQFSEGTPLYPVCRAWMRNCPTGRPQICPTAPESAPHLQSAGKAEDIYELPPPAPPRAPPRIPSPLGPDEGSAPTDQPLEPPSMSALIYSNMERWKRVRQRWKEASLRQQQRYGASLRLLRRIYERQ is encoded by the exons ATTTGGAGGCCACATCGGCCCGGAGCCGTttggatgcagtgctgcagggactgCTGGAGCGCAGTGAGGGCGATAG GGAAGTCCTGGAGGACGACGCAGGGAAAGCGGTGGGCGATGCGGTCCCAAA GGACGCCTCTCCCAGCGCGCCGGGAAAGAG GGGTCAgcccccacttatggggcagccccacattTCTCCCCACAGAGCGTCCCGCCGCTTCCCCCCCCACCGCCGTAAGAAGCGCCGGGAGGCCGAAGAGGGGCAGCCCGACCCCCCCCTGCAGCGACCCA ATACGTACGTGATCAAACTGTTTGACCGCAGCGTGGATTTGGGGCAGTTCTCGGAGGGGACCCCACTGTACCCCGTTTGTAGGGCCTGGATGCGCAACTGCCCTACGGGGCGCCCCCAAATCTGCCCCACGGCGCCCGAATCCGCCCCACATCTGCAG AGCGCAGGTAAAGCTGAGGACATTTATGAGctgccccccccggcccccccccgcgcccccccccgcATCCCCTCCCCCCTCGGACCCGACGAAGGCTCCGCCCCCACGGATCAG CCCCTGGAGCCGCCCTCCATGTCGGCCCTCATCTACAGCAACATGGAGAGGTGGAAGCGCGTCCGGCAGAG GTGGAAGGAAGCGTCGCTCCGGCAGCAGCAGCGCTATGGCGCCAGCTTGCGCCTCCTCCGCCGCATCTACGAGCGCCAGTAA
- the LIN37 gene encoding protein lin-37 homolog isoform X3, with product MLSLKVKVEKPDLEATSARSRLDAVLQGLLERSEGDREVLEDDAGKAVGDAVPKDASPSAPGKRASRRFPPHRRKKRREAEEGQPDPPLQRPRPGCATALRGAPKSAPRRPNPPHICRAQVKLRTFMSCPPRPPPAPPPASPPPSDPTKAPPPRISPWSRPPCRPSSTATWRGGSASGRGGRKRRSGSSSAMAPACASSAASTSASKGPPLPPRPANQRVLFPFAPPSRFLSANRRRSLPLQPRSVGTMSQRSSTRIGWCVKEGGVAWRVYSLKKKRRQRGNESYWWKTGERN from the exons ATTTGGAGGCCACATCGGCCCGGAGCCGTttggatgcagtgctgcagggactgCTGGAGCGCAGTGAGGGCGATAG GGAAGTCCTGGAGGACGACGCAGGGAAAGCGGTGGGCGATGCGGTCCCAAA GGACGCCTCTCCCAGCGCGCCGGGAAAGAG AGCGTCCCGCCGCTTCCCCCCCCACCGCCGTAAGAAGCGCCGGGAGGCCGAAGAGGGGCAGCCCGACCCCCCCCTGCAGCGACCCA GGCCTGGATGCGCAACTGCCCTACGGGGCGCCCCCAAATCTGCCCCACGGCGCCCGAATCCGCCCCACATCTGCAG AGCGCAGGTAAAGCTGAGGACATTTATGAGctgccccccccggcccccccccgcgcccccccccgcATCCCCTCCCCCCTCGGACCCGACGAAGGCTCCGCCCCCACGGATCAG CCCCTGGAGCCGCCCTCCATGTCGGCCCTCATCTACAGCAACATGGAGAGGTGGAAGCGCGTCCGGCAGAG GTGGAAGGAAGCGTCGCTCCGGCAGCAGCAGCGCTATGGCGCCAGCTTGCGCCTCCTCCGCCGCATCTACGAGCGCCAGTAAAGGCCCGCCCCTTCCGCCCCGCCCAGCCAATCAGCGCGTTCTTTTCCCTTTCGCCCCGCCCTCGCGTTTTCTCTCAGCCAATAGGCGTCGGTCTCTCCCCCTCCAACCGCGTAGCGTGGGCACGATGTCACAGAGGAGCTCGACGCGGATTGGTTGGTGCGTGAAGGAGGGGGGCGTGGCCTGGAGggtttattcattaaaaaaaaagcgAAGGCAGCGCGGGAACGAATCCTATTGGtggaaaacaggagaaagaaattaa
- the LIN37 gene encoding protein lin-37 homolog isoform X8, whose amino-acid sequence MLSLKVKVEKPDLEATSARSRLDAVLQGLLERSEGDRASRRFPPHRRKKRREAEEGQPDPPLQRPNTYVIKLFDRSVDLGQFSEGTPLYPVCRAWMRNCPTGRPQICPTAPESAPHLQSAGKAEDIYELPPPAPPRAPPRIPSPLGPDEGSAPTDQPLEPPSMSALIYSNMERWKRVRQRWKEASLRQQQRYGASLRLLRRIYERQ is encoded by the exons ATTTGGAGGCCACATCGGCCCGGAGCCGTttggatgcagtgctgcagggactgCTGGAGCGCAGTGAGGGCGATAG AGCGTCCCGCCGCTTCCCCCCCCACCGCCGTAAGAAGCGCCGGGAGGCCGAAGAGGGGCAGCCCGACCCCCCCCTGCAGCGACCCA ATACGTACGTGATCAAACTGTTTGACCGCAGCGTGGATTTGGGGCAGTTCTCGGAGGGGACCCCACTGTACCCCGTTTGTAGGGCCTGGATGCGCAACTGCCCTACGGGGCGCCCCCAAATCTGCCCCACGGCGCCCGAATCCGCCCCACATCTGCAG AGCGCAGGTAAAGCTGAGGACATTTATGAGctgccccccccggcccccccccgcgcccccccccgcATCCCCTCCCCCCTCGGACCCGACGAAGGCTCCGCCCCCACGGATCAG CCCCTGGAGCCGCCCTCCATGTCGGCCCTCATCTACAGCAACATGGAGAGGTGGAAGCGCGTCCGGCAGAG GTGGAAGGAAGCGTCGCTCCGGCAGCAGCAGCGCTATGGCGCCAGCTTGCGCCTCCTCCGCCGCATCTACGAGCGCCAGTAA
- the LIN37 gene encoding protein lin-37 homolog isoform X6, translating to MLSLKVKVEKPDLEATSARSRLDAVLQGLLERSEGDREVLEDDAGKAVGDAVPKDASPSAPGKRASRRFPPHRRKKRREAEEGQPDPPLQRPNTYVIKLFDRSVDLGQFSEGTPLYPVCRAWMRNCPTGRPQICPTAPESAPHLQSAGKAEDIYELPPPAPPRAPPRIPSPLGPDEGSAPTDQPLEPPSMSALIYSNMERWKRVRQRWKEASLRQQQRYGASLRLLRRIYERQ from the exons ATTTGGAGGCCACATCGGCCCGGAGCCGTttggatgcagtgctgcagggactgCTGGAGCGCAGTGAGGGCGATAG GGAAGTCCTGGAGGACGACGCAGGGAAAGCGGTGGGCGATGCGGTCCCAAA GGACGCCTCTCCCAGCGCGCCGGGAAAGAG AGCGTCCCGCCGCTTCCCCCCCCACCGCCGTAAGAAGCGCCGGGAGGCCGAAGAGGGGCAGCCCGACCCCCCCCTGCAGCGACCCA ATACGTACGTGATCAAACTGTTTGACCGCAGCGTGGATTTGGGGCAGTTCTCGGAGGGGACCCCACTGTACCCCGTTTGTAGGGCCTGGATGCGCAACTGCCCTACGGGGCGCCCCCAAATCTGCCCCACGGCGCCCGAATCCGCCCCACATCTGCAG AGCGCAGGTAAAGCTGAGGACATTTATGAGctgccccccccggcccccccccgcgcccccccccgcATCCCCTCCCCCCTCGGACCCGACGAAGGCTCCGCCCCCACGGATCAG CCCCTGGAGCCGCCCTCCATGTCGGCCCTCATCTACAGCAACATGGAGAGGTGGAAGCGCGTCCGGCAGAG GTGGAAGGAAGCGTCGCTCCGGCAGCAGCAGCGCTATGGCGCCAGCTTGCGCCTCCTCCGCCGCATCTACGAGCGCCAGTAA
- the LIN37 gene encoding protein lin-37 homolog isoform X7: protein MLSLKVKVEKPDLEATSARSRLDAVLQGLLERSEGDREVLEDDAGKAVGDAVPKDASPSAPGKRASRRFPPHRRKKRREAEEGQPDPPLQRPNTYVIKLFDRSVDLGQFSEGTPLYPVCRAWMRNCPTGRPQICPTAPESAPHLQVEGSVAPAAAALWRQLAPPPPHLRAPVKARPFRPAQPISAFFSLSPRPRVFSQPIGVGLSPSNRVAWARCHRGARRGLVGA, encoded by the exons ATTTGGAGGCCACATCGGCCCGGAGCCGTttggatgcagtgctgcagggactgCTGGAGCGCAGTGAGGGCGATAG GGAAGTCCTGGAGGACGACGCAGGGAAAGCGGTGGGCGATGCGGTCCCAAA GGACGCCTCTCCCAGCGCGCCGGGAAAGAG AGCGTCCCGCCGCTTCCCCCCCCACCGCCGTAAGAAGCGCCGGGAGGCCGAAGAGGGGCAGCCCGACCCCCCCCTGCAGCGACCCA ATACGTACGTGATCAAACTGTTTGACCGCAGCGTGGATTTGGGGCAGTTCTCGGAGGGGACCCCACTGTACCCCGTTTGTAGGGCCTGGATGCGCAACTGCCCTACGGGGCGCCCCCAAATCTGCCCCACGGCGCCCGAATCCGCCCCACATCTGCAG GTGGAAGGAAGCGTCGCTCCGGCAGCAGCAGCGCTATGGCGCCAGCTTGCGCCTCCTCCGCCGCATCTACGAGCGCCAGTAAAGGCCCGCCCCTTCCGCCCCGCCCAGCCAATCAGCGCGTTCTTTTCCCTTTCGCCCCGCCCTCGCGTTTTCTCTCAGCCAATAGGCGTCGGTCTCTCCCCCTCCAACCGCGTAGCGTGGGCACGATGTCACAGAGGAGCTCGACGCGGATTGGTTGGTGCGTGA
- the LIN37 gene encoding protein lin-37 homolog isoform X1: protein MLSLKVKVEKPDLEATSARSRLDAVLQGLLERSEGDREVLEDDAGKAVGDAVPKDASPSAPGKRASRRFPPHRRKKRREAEEGQPDPPLQRPTWIWGSSRRGPHCTPFVGPGCATALRGAPKSAPRRPNPPHICRAQVKLRTFMSCPPRPPPAPPPASPPPSDPTKAPPPRISPWSRPPCRPSSTATWRGGSASGRGGRKRRSGSSSAMAPACASSAASTSASKGPPLPPRPANQRVLFPFAPPSRFLSANRRRSLPLQPRSVGTMSQRSSTRIGWCVKEGGVAWRVYSLKKKRRQRGNESYWWKTGERN, encoded by the exons ATTTGGAGGCCACATCGGCCCGGAGCCGTttggatgcagtgctgcagggactgCTGGAGCGCAGTGAGGGCGATAG GGAAGTCCTGGAGGACGACGCAGGGAAAGCGGTGGGCGATGCGGTCCCAAA GGACGCCTCTCCCAGCGCGCCGGGAAAGAG AGCGTCCCGCCGCTTCCCCCCCCACCGCCGTAAGAAGCGCCGGGAGGCCGAAGAGGGGCAGCCCGACCCCCCCCTGCAGCGACCCA CGTGGATTTGGGGCAGTTCTCGGAGGGGACCCCACTGTACCCCGTTTGTAGGGCCTGGATGCGCAACTGCCCTACGGGGCGCCCCCAAATCTGCCCCACGGCGCCCGAATCCGCCCCACATCTGCAG AGCGCAGGTAAAGCTGAGGACATTTATGAGctgccccccccggcccccccccgcgcccccccccgcATCCCCTCCCCCCTCGGACCCGACGAAGGCTCCGCCCCCACGGATCAG CCCCTGGAGCCGCCCTCCATGTCGGCCCTCATCTACAGCAACATGGAGAGGTGGAAGCGCGTCCGGCAGAG GTGGAAGGAAGCGTCGCTCCGGCAGCAGCAGCGCTATGGCGCCAGCTTGCGCCTCCTCCGCCGCATCTACGAGCGCCAGTAAAGGCCCGCCCCTTCCGCCCCGCCCAGCCAATCAGCGCGTTCTTTTCCCTTTCGCCCCGCCCTCGCGTTTTCTCTCAGCCAATAGGCGTCGGTCTCTCCCCCTCCAACCGCGTAGCGTGGGCACGATGTCACAGAGGAGCTCGACGCGGATTGGTTGGTGCGTGAAGGAGGGGGGCGTGGCCTGGAGggtttattcattaaaaaaaaagcgAAGGCAGCGCGGGAACGAATCCTATTGGtggaaaacaggagaaagaaattaa
- the LIN37 gene encoding protein lin-37 homolog isoform X2, with translation MLSLKVKVEKPDLEATSARSRLDAVLQGLLERSEGDREVLEDDAGKAVGDAVPKDASPSAPGKRGQPPLMGQPHISPHRASRRFPPHRRKKRREAEEGQPDPPLQRPRPGCATALRGAPKSAPRRPNPPHICRAQVKLRTFMSCPPRPPPAPPPASPPPSDPTKAPPPRISPWSRPPCRPSSTATWRGGSASGRGGRKRRSGSSSAMAPACASSAASTSASKGPPLPPRPANQRVLFPFAPPSRFLSANRRRSLPLQPRSVGTMSQRSSTRIGWCVKEGGVAWRVYSLKKKRRQRGNESYWWKTGERN, from the exons ATTTGGAGGCCACATCGGCCCGGAGCCGTttggatgcagtgctgcagggactgCTGGAGCGCAGTGAGGGCGATAG GGAAGTCCTGGAGGACGACGCAGGGAAAGCGGTGGGCGATGCGGTCCCAAA GGACGCCTCTCCCAGCGCGCCGGGAAAGAG GGGTCAgcccccacttatggggcagccccacattTCTCCCCACAGAGCGTCCCGCCGCTTCCCCCCCCACCGCCGTAAGAAGCGCCGGGAGGCCGAAGAGGGGCAGCCCGACCCCCCCCTGCAGCGACCCA GGCCTGGATGCGCAACTGCCCTACGGGGCGCCCCCAAATCTGCCCCACGGCGCCCGAATCCGCCCCACATCTGCAG AGCGCAGGTAAAGCTGAGGACATTTATGAGctgccccccccggcccccccccgcgcccccccccgcATCCCCTCCCCCCTCGGACCCGACGAAGGCTCCGCCCCCACGGATCAG CCCCTGGAGCCGCCCTCCATGTCGGCCCTCATCTACAGCAACATGGAGAGGTGGAAGCGCGTCCGGCAGAG GTGGAAGGAAGCGTCGCTCCGGCAGCAGCAGCGCTATGGCGCCAGCTTGCGCCTCCTCCGCCGCATCTACGAGCGCCAGTAAAGGCCCGCCCCTTCCGCCCCGCCCAGCCAATCAGCGCGTTCTTTTCCCTTTCGCCCCGCCCTCGCGTTTTCTCTCAGCCAATAGGCGTCGGTCTCTCCCCCTCCAACCGCGTAGCGTGGGCACGATGTCACAGAGGAGCTCGACGCGGATTGGTTGGTGCGTGAAGGAGGGGGGCGTGGCCTGGAGggtttattcattaaaaaaaaagcgAAGGCAGCGCGGGAACGAATCCTATTGGtggaaaacaggagaaagaaattaa